A single Brachybacterium sillae DNA region contains:
- a CDS encoding MmcQ/YjbR family DNA-binding protein, giving the protein MPDRPDVPLDVVERLSALLDFPECVEEDAWTGVRWRVRGNTVAHVFGGEDQCFRIVFRAEPEEVAAFEHLGEPYFRAGWGTDVVGMLLDERTDWSELAELLTDSYCIQAPARLAASVVRQ; this is encoded by the coding sequence GTGCCCGACAGACCTGATGTCCCGCTCGACGTCGTCGAACGGCTGAGTGCCCTGCTCGACTTCCCCGAGTGCGTCGAGGAGGACGCCTGGACCGGCGTGCGCTGGCGCGTGCGCGGGAACACGGTGGCGCACGTGTTCGGCGGCGAGGACCAGTGCTTCCGCATCGTCTTCCGGGCCGAGCCGGAGGAGGTGGCGGCGTTCGAGCACCTCGGCGAGCCGTACTTCAGGGCCGGCTGGGGCACCGACGTCGTCGGCATGCTGCTCGACGAACGCACCGACTGGTCGGAGCTCGCCGAGCTGCTCACCGACTCCTACTGCATCCAGGCGCCCGCGCGCCTGGCAGCGTCCGTCGTCCGGCAGTGA
- a CDS encoding DUF86 domain-containing protein gives MSPAQRSPRWHVQRSLDHVARLRAHLDRGLDLDDPLLHDAVSMQLIAAIDALIAANSVEDGVVAAAFGDAWRRMVGMRNILVHEYVIVDVDLLHSAATTELDSLEEHARRLLDTLGSHE, from the coding sequence GTGAGTCCAGCGCAGCGTAGTCCCCGCTGGCACGTCCAGCGCTCCCTCGATCACGTCGCCCGACTACGCGCGCACCTTGACCGAGGCCTCGACCTTGACGACCCGCTGCTCCATGACGCCGTCTCGATGCAGCTCATCGCCGCGATAGACGCACTGATCGCCGCGAACTCGGTGGAAGACGGAGTTGTGGCGGCAGCGTTCGGTGACGCATGGCGGCGCATGGTCGGGATGCGCAACATCTTGGTCCACGAGTACGTCATCGTCGACGTCGATCTCCTGCACAGCGCCGCGACGACGGAGCTCGACTCCCTCGAGGAGCACGCCCGGCGCCTGCTGGACACGCTGGGGTCCCACGAGTAG